One part of the Sulfolobus tengchongensis genome encodes these proteins:
- a CDS encoding glycosyltransferase family 4 protein, with amino-acid sequence MNIVLRILWKGGVTRVALEEARLIPAKLIVYRRGETKYDLTNVNVEVLFQGKSKWLYTFLTSIYAKQRGNEATVDLDRIIKARDLIKGPSLFHDQFAGLTGYLRKRKYGEDYAVYIHETSLDNKGIKWAFPRALEKRILKESKVIVTNSYWNKKIMEENGFRSEVVYPGCYPKEKINLERDKIVLTVSLWDKGRKPEVYGEIAKKIKGKMIMAGSWVNKEDLEEFKRKYPEVIVTGPISEEELQRMYDRASVFIRFGFHEKGPGLGVLEAMASGMPVIVNDQLGSRELIKDNGYVVNNWDESVDRINEILEDEKVRIEFSKNSWEIAKSLHWKNHAEKIKELMQKLL; translated from the coding sequence GTGAATATTGTTCTCAGAATACTTTGGAAAGGTGGAGTAACTAGAGTTGCTTTAGAGGAGGCAAGGCTAATTCCAGCTAAGCTAATAGTTTATAGGCGAGGAGAGACTAAGTACGATTTAACTAACGTGAACGTTGAGGTTTTATTCCAAGGTAAGTCAAAATGGCTTTACACATTTCTAACTTCTATTTACGCTAAGCAGAGAGGTAATGAGGCTACTGTAGACCTTGATAGGATAATTAAGGCTAGAGACTTAATAAAGGGACCGTCACTATTTCATGATCAATTCGCAGGATTAACTGGCTATCTGAGAAAAAGGAAATATGGAGAAGATTACGCTGTATATATCCATGAAACATCATTGGACAATAAAGGAATAAAGTGGGCTTTCCCAAGAGCTTTAGAAAAGAGAATTTTAAAAGAAAGTAAAGTGATAGTGACTAATAGTTATTGGAATAAAAAGATAATGGAGGAAAACGGTTTTCGCTCAGAGGTCGTATACCCCGGCTGTTATCCTAAAGAAAAGATAAACCTTGAGAGAGATAAGATAGTCCTCACTGTATCCTTGTGGGATAAGGGAAGAAAGCCGGAAGTTTATGGAGAAATAGCTAAGAAAATAAAGGGTAAAATGATTATGGCTGGTTCGTGGGTTAATAAAGAAGATTTAGAAGAATTTAAGAGAAAATACCCTGAGGTCATAGTTACTGGGCCTATATCTGAAGAAGAGTTACAGAGAATGTATGATAGGGCAAGCGTTTTTATTAGATTTGGCTTTCATGAGAAAGGACCGGGCTTAGGCGTGTTAGAAGCCATGGCTAGTGGCATGCCAGTAATCGTAAATGACCAGTTGGGAAGTAGAGAGCTAATTAAGGATAACGGTTATGTAGTAAACAACTGGGATGAAAGCGTTGATAGAATAAATGAAATACTTGAAGATGAAAAGGTCAGAATAGAATTTAGTAAAAACTCATGGGAAATTGCCAAATCCTTACATTGGAAAAACCATGCTGAGAAAATAAAGGAATTGATGCAAAAATTACTTTAG
- a CDS encoding methyltransferase domain-containing protein, giving the protein MEIPSTIIMDKREDNPKIPDPVKGWDIQNVLQLADKLDKNGYILNTGAFNDYSLLFLYEKGFKNLIGIDLNQNIIKQVGYTNVKYMVNNMYNTHYPSHIFDAIISISTVEHSHGVEDVKRFLNEAKRLLRPNGILYMSTDYNETKINTMRYKIFNLPWNIFSKDEIREILDYMEKIGFEVDKNIPSQTSKLVHWNRKDYTFLAIIARLRADVPDNMKKQTDGVSLFVDTYGFHEGISEYTKMLAYHFQNNGYEVLINERKKGYPVIYEYHPGITATNFNPETDILDNHGNSGITGKHIIVHDTELHYTDNYYVIPHIEYLNTANVKVNPKQIICSFGFGFKFKRFDLVEAFASKLSVPAKILVSVNQITPSVIAPKSAKIGYWEYNDLLNELSECGVVVFAYDNKKTQVSGAMRLATTALGIPAVSITKSYQAYEAQLPIVDPAAITKEELFSIKPSNIFKSSKLYIGLVNEFSNTSSQSI; this is encoded by the coding sequence ATGGAGATTCCGAGTACTATAATTATGGATAAGAGAGAGGATAATCCAAAAATTCCTGATCCAGTAAAGGGGTGGGATATACAAAACGTTTTACAGTTAGCTGATAAATTAGATAAGAATGGGTATATTTTAAATACTGGTGCTTTTAATGATTATTCACTTCTTTTCCTATATGAGAAGGGATTTAAGAATTTAATTGGTATTGACTTAAATCAGAATATAATTAAGCAAGTTGGATATACTAACGTAAAGTACATGGTAAATAATATGTATAATACTCATTATCCTTCACATATTTTTGATGCCATCATTTCTATTAGTACAGTAGAGCATTCGCATGGGGTAGAGGATGTAAAGAGATTTTTGAATGAAGCAAAAAGACTTTTGAGACCTAATGGGATTCTTTATATGAGTACTGACTATAATGAAACTAAAATAAATACAATGAGGTATAAGATTTTTAATTTACCATGGAATATATTCAGTAAGGATGAGATAAGAGAAATACTGGATTATATGGAAAAAATAGGATTTGAGGTAGATAAAAATATTCCATCACAAACATCTAAATTAGTACATTGGAATCGAAAAGATTATACGTTTTTAGCAATAATAGCTAGATTGAGAGCAGACGTTCCAGATAATATGAAAAAGCAAACAGATGGTGTTTCATTATTTGTTGACACGTATGGTTTTCATGAAGGAATCTCAGAATATACTAAAATGCTAGCATATCATTTTCAAAATAATGGATATGAGGTTTTAATAAATGAGAGGAAAAAAGGCTATCCAGTAATCTATGAGTATCATCCTGGTATAACTGCTACTAATTTTAACCCAGAAACAGATATATTAGATAATCATGGAAACTCAGGTATAACTGGAAAACATATTATCGTCCATGATACAGAACTACATTATACAGATAATTATTATGTAATCCCCCATATAGAATATTTAAATACAGCTAATGTAAAAGTGAATCCCAAACAAATAATATGTAGTTTTGGATTTGGTTTTAAATTCAAAAGATTTGATTTAGTAGAAGCATTTGCATCAAAACTATCAGTACCAGCTAAAATTCTTGTATCAGTAAATCAAATAACACCATCTGTTATTGCTCCTAAAAGTGCTAAAATAGGATACTGGGAATACAATGACTTATTGAATGAATTGAGCGAATGCGGCGTAGTAGTATTTGCATATGATAATAAGAAGACTCAAGTAAGTGGAGCAATGAGATTAGCTACTACTGCATTAGGCATACCTGCTGTAAGTATTACAAAATCGTATCAAGCGTATGAAGCACAATTACCAATAGTTGATCCAGCAGCGATAACTAAGGAGGAATTATTTAGTATTAAACCATCAAATATATTTAAATCTAGTAAGCTTTACATTGGATTAGTGAACGAATTTTCAAATACTTCCTCTCAATCTATTTAA
- a CDS encoding glycosyltransferase family 4 protein translates to MRILVSPPMRFGKDFTGAARRTLEIYSRIGEEVYLCVDSNTLQYVDEEIKPLLSSLKLVKSDSTSGGFGYIIRGFLNCLSQARKVDVILSYSEYSLSVIYSYFLSLFSGKPLIIFVHHVTEELRGNSKYSFLLKRAFKRSKGIICLDNPEVKEELEKMFGKGKKIVTSTNGVNVDQYYTSDEKMCDGLFIGDYGERKGVKYLREIWNLVNEKGNFKLCILGRKWEGKELPKNSVYLGFVPEREKRDILAKSKVFVFPSVYEGFSLVVAEALASYLPVITWDLSWNKRFERGIIKVKFADTSSFAEKILFLLMNEKIRKKLGFEGKEFAKNLSWEKASEIEKKALIELLS, encoded by the coding sequence GTGAGGATTCTCGTTTCACCTCCTATGAGGTTTGGTAAAGATTTTACTGGAGCAGCAAGAAGAACTTTGGAGATTTATAGTAGGATAGGTGAAGAAGTTTATCTATGTGTTGATAGTAATACGTTACAATACGTTGATGAGGAGATAAAACCCTTACTTTCTAGTTTAAAACTGGTTAAGAGTGATAGTACTTCTGGCGGGTTTGGCTATATTATAAGAGGATTTCTAAACTGTTTAAGCCAGGCTAGAAAGGTTGATGTGATCTTAAGTTATTCTGAATACTCTCTTAGCGTAATTTACTCTTATTTTCTTTCTCTCTTTTCGGGAAAGCCTTTGATAATTTTCGTTCATCATGTTACCGAAGAATTAAGGGGGAATAGCAAGTACTCTTTCCTATTAAAGAGAGCATTTAAGAGGAGCAAAGGAATTATATGCTTAGATAATCCAGAGGTTAAAGAGGAATTAGAGAAAATGTTTGGTAAAGGGAAGAAAATAGTTACATCAACTAATGGCGTTAATGTGGATCAATATTATACTTCAGATGAGAAAATGTGTGATGGTTTATTTATAGGTGATTATGGTGAAAGGAAAGGAGTTAAATATCTTAGAGAAATTTGGAATTTAGTTAATGAAAAAGGAAATTTTAAGCTCTGTATTTTAGGTAGAAAATGGGAAGGAAAGGAATTGCCAAAAAATTCTGTTTATTTAGGCTTTGTACCAGAAAGAGAAAAGAGAGATATTCTAGCTAAATCTAAAGTCTTTGTTTTTCCTTCAGTGTATGAAGGATTTTCCCTAGTTGTAGCTGAAGCTTTAGCTTCTTATTTACCTGTTATAACCTGGGATTTATCATGGAATAAAAGGTTTGAGAGAGGTATAATTAAAGTTAAGTTTGCAGATACAAGTAGTTTTGCTGAAAAAATCCTTTTTCTCCTTATGAACGAGAAAATAAGAAAAAAGTTGGGATTTGAGGGAAAGGAGTTTGCTAAAAACCTTAGTTGGGAGAAAGCATCAGAGATTGAGAAAAAAGCGTTGATTGAGCTATTATCTTAG
- a CDS encoding glycosyltransferase → MKVALIASIGSLKNNISNTTGVGRYVQELKKKLSQNLQVDTIGYDNSSLLHSVKSLINLNFKNYRQYDIIHLLEPKPLFPFLKKKFVITVHDLFFLRYRESKGILTSFYPKSTLKSISYADAIIAVSSLTAKEVRKYNKRVYVVNLGVSDTFFSTPLMKRKNKVFKIGYIGRVDHERKNLIRGIGVFKKFEEDAEFEIWGGYSEDNELSKKILKESIEDPRIKIKGPFKDEDIITIYDSFDAFFLPSKEEGFGLPILEAQSRGVPVIVFKDSLIPEEVCKYCIKINDELPSIEEIKEFKEKYEKEMIKYAKQFTWDKTAKETLKIYEKEAIVR, encoded by the coding sequence ATGAAAGTTGCATTGATAGCATCAATTGGTTCGCTAAAGAATAACATTTCGAATACAACAGGGGTTGGAAGATATGTTCAAGAATTAAAGAAAAAACTTAGTCAGAACTTACAAGTTGATACAATAGGATATGATAATTCTTCTTTATTACATAGTGTTAAATCTTTAATTAATTTAAATTTCAAAAATTATAGACAATATGATATTATTCATCTTTTAGAACCAAAGCCCTTATTTCCTTTCTTAAAAAAGAAATTTGTAATTACAGTACATGATCTTTTCTTTTTGAGATACAGAGAAAGTAAAGGTATACTTACCTCCTTTTATCCTAAAAGTACACTTAAAAGTATTTCCTATGCTGATGCTATAATAGCAGTATCTTCGTTAACAGCTAAAGAGGTAAGAAAATATAACAAGAGAGTGTATGTAGTAAATTTAGGAGTAAGCGACACATTTTTTTCCACTCCATTGATGAAAAGAAAAAATAAAGTGTTTAAAATAGGCTATATTGGAAGAGTAGATCATGAAAGAAAGAATTTAATTAGAGGTATTGGCGTTTTCAAAAAATTTGAGGAAGATGCAGAATTTGAAATTTGGGGAGGATATAGTGAAGATAACGAGTTAAGTAAGAAGATATTGAAAGAAAGTATAGAGGATCCAAGAATTAAAATCAAGGGTCCATTTAAGGATGAAGATATTATTACTATTTACGATTCATTTGACGCTTTCTTTTTACCATCTAAAGAGGAGGGATTTGGCTTACCAATTTTAGAAGCCCAATCTAGAGGAGTACCGGTAATTGTGTTTAAGGATTCATTGATACCGGAAGAAGTATGTAAATATTGTATAAAGATTAATGATGAATTGCCTAGTATCGAAGAGATTAAGGAATTTAAAGAAAAATATGAGAAAGAAATGATAAAATATGCAAAACAATTTACATGGGATAAAACTGCTAAAGAAACATTAAAAATATATGAAAAGGAGGCAATTGTAAGATGA
- a CDS encoding transposase has protein sequence MYKPEFKTVKLPILLDENGKRIKTRVEQELLREEKILLTLLLTIYSLLPGKLNQKLWIPEEQEKHEYKYFILDGKYVKLKDKKAVLLIAIGVDENGNWGIADTMLADSENTQAYWNLLVRFVDKI, from the coding sequence TTGTACAAACCAGAATTCAAAACAGTAAAACTCCCAATACTACTAGACGAAAATGGAAAAAGAATAAAAACAAGAGTAGAACAAGAGTTGTTAAGAGAAGAGAAAATCTTGCTAACCTTATTACTAACAATCTACTCCCTCTTGCCAGGAAAACTAAATCAAAAACTATGGATCCCAGAGGAACAAGAAAAACACGAATACAAGTACTTCATACTTGATGGAAAATACGTGAAACTAAAGGACAAAAAAGCAGTACTCCTAATAGCAATAGGAGTAGATGAGAATGGAAATTGGGGAATAGCAGACACAATGCTAGCAGACTCAGAAAACACGCAAGCTTATTGGAATCTCCTTGTTAGATTTGTGGATAAAATTTGA
- a CDS encoding lipopolysaccharide biosynthesis protein yields MNPIVNALKNLSVTTVNIIVALVFFVITAKITNPSFFGKVAIIQLLEVISVSFFSLLNGNLITREVSYMYAKKEIDKKFISTVLLTPLIISPAFLVLLIFPTYVKLVIPYLVLYLLSSYTGSIMYGLNRYTEGAISGITFLIIRWVISIIAVIRQDIFLFIGIWTAGGVFSTIFNTLVIIRAIGGFKFSFEFTIFKKIFREGINLYLSTTAGFLSSQGDRVTTSYLLGSYYLGIYQFAALIANVPNMILGGLTGVLLPSASYYKALGKDELSISKLSFKVTSLLTFLIAIISLPIAYYLLPSLFPAYKSGIEAMTILLLAITLPQPILILTGFLIAFKKSLRPFLILSIINASTVLTTSFILIPRIGIMGGAISQLIASAVSSVFTLYYVLSSHVFHPSWKEVGILTFIPVIFIYEIFIDPPFFDFVLVLVIILFFKMSKIFSEEEKNVIFNFLPNKLFIIKRFIQILL; encoded by the coding sequence ATGAATCCAATAGTAAATGCATTAAAGAACTTAAGTGTTACAACAGTTAACATAATTGTCGCTTTAGTATTTTTCGTCATTACGGCCAAGATAACTAATCCATCATTCTTTGGAAAAGTAGCAATTATTCAGCTATTAGAAGTAATCTCAGTATCGTTCTTTTCATTACTTAACGGTAATTTAATCACTAGAGAAGTTAGTTACATGTACGCAAAAAAGGAAATAGATAAAAAATTCATAAGCACGGTACTCTTAACACCTTTGATTATATCACCAGCATTTTTAGTCCTTCTTATTTTTCCTACTTACGTTAAATTAGTAATTCCATATCTTGTACTATATCTTCTTTCCAGTTATACAGGGAGTATAATGTATGGGTTAAATAGGTATACTGAAGGAGCAATCTCTGGTATTACTTTCCTTATAATTAGGTGGGTTATTTCAATTATTGCAGTAATTAGACAAGATATCTTCCTATTTATAGGAATATGGACAGCTGGAGGAGTTTTTTCAACTATTTTCAATACTCTAGTAATAATTAGAGCTATAGGAGGATTTAAATTTTCATTTGAATTCACAATTTTTAAAAAAATTTTCAGAGAAGGAATTAATTTATATTTAAGTACTACAGCTGGATTTCTCTCTAGCCAAGGAGATAGAGTAACCACTTCCTATCTTTTAGGATCATACTATCTAGGAATTTATCAATTTGCTGCATTAATAGCTAACGTACCTAACATGATCTTAGGAGGATTAACTGGAGTATTACTTCCTTCTGCGTCTTATTATAAAGCTTTAGGTAAGGATGAATTAAGCATTTCTAAGCTTTCATTTAAAGTAACTTCTCTGTTGACGTTTTTAATAGCTATAATTTCTTTACCTATAGCGTATTATCTTTTACCTTCATTATTTCCTGCATATAAGAGTGGAATTGAAGCTATGACAATCCTTTTATTAGCTATTACTCTTCCTCAACCTATTCTAATCTTAACAGGATTTTTGATAGCATTTAAGAAGAGTTTGAGACCATTCCTCATTCTCTCTATTATAAATGCATCTACTGTCCTTACTACGTCTTTTATACTTATTCCAAGGATAGGTATAATGGGAGGAGCTATATCTCAGCTAATTGCATCTGCTGTTTCGTCAGTTTTTACGTTATACTACGTGTTAAGTAGTCACGTGTTTCATCCCTCCTGGAAAGAAGTTGGAATTCTCACTTTTATTCCTGTGATTTTCATTTACGAAATATTTATAGATCCACCATTTTTTGATTTTGTCTTAGTTCTAGTTATCATTCTCTTCTTTAAGATGAGCAAAATATTTAGTGAGGAAGAAAAAAATGTTATTTTTAACTTTTTACCAAATAAGCTTTTTATCATTAAAAGATTTATTCAGATTCTTTTATGA
- a CDS encoding glycosyltransferase — protein MNKDELYKNVSKAKLLIYPSLADGFSLVILESLAVGTPVISYNFFPIYSAYKNVPAVRFSSFNNSKFAKIVYSSLNDEFQNSVNDERTLNFIKKNIIGRK, from the coding sequence TTGAATAAGGACGAATTATATAAAAATGTTAGCAAAGCAAAATTATTAATTTATCCTTCATTAGCAGATGGTTTTTCCTTAGTTATTCTGGAGTCATTAGCTGTAGGTACTCCAGTCATTAGTTACAATTTCTTTCCTATTTATTCAGCGTACAAGAATGTTCCAGCAGTGAGGTTTTCTTCATTCAACAATAGTAAGTTCGCAAAAATTGTTTACAGCTCTCTTAATGATGAATTTCAGAATTCAGTAAACGACGAAAGAACACTTAATTTTATCAAAAAGAACATAATTGGGAGAAAGTAG
- a CDS encoding glycosyltransferase: MILIIGELPITSGGGGIRNVEILRRFDFEFEFIPSTYNIYNALRDHSYKEKLLEKINQLKLNVSPCILKLLETRKTLSKLQIIKQISNFMKNKTFEIIYSQADILEDIILASKINGRHRGFLIQGVWFSENFWEDLKLDFMGNRDVMYDILSIGFLSLKRAIYRNLFVHYVKYMDFVNTINPKNQEYMTLEKKNIRKNIIFPGNAIRELNKLDQNMKEDYFIYPARYNPSKGFLLLPYIWKEVTRRGYNIKLYVSTNDFNNPYVKRFIRLSKKFKLENIVYVGFLDTFNFSLYVSKAKGVIVPSLRETYSLTTLESLYLGTVYLGFRTPTLEYLYGSLKPVFLGSSIEEIADNVIKVNNLTNSEYKELFDEKTKKFIELHSSWDRVAKMEQDTLLYLTKK, translated from the coding sequence ATGATACTTATCATAGGAGAATTACCTATTACTTCGGGAGGAGGAGGTATAAGAAATGTAGAGATACTTAGAAGGTTTGACTTTGAATTTGAATTTATTCCTTCTACTTATAATATTTATAATGCATTAAGAGATCATAGTTATAAAGAAAAGCTCCTTGAGAAAATAAATCAGTTAAAACTTAATGTTTCACCTTGTATCTTGAAATTATTAGAGACAAGAAAGACATTAAGTAAATTACAGATAATTAAACAAATAAGTAATTTTATGAAAAACAAAACTTTCGAGATAATATATTCACAAGCCGACATTCTTGAAGATATTATTCTAGCAAGTAAAATTAATGGAAGACATAGGGGATTTCTAATTCAAGGAGTGTGGTTTTCAGAGAATTTTTGGGAAGATCTAAAACTTGATTTTATGGGAAATAGAGACGTAATGTATGATATTTTATCGATTGGATTCCTTAGTCTAAAAAGAGCTATTTATAGAAACTTATTTGTTCATTACGTGAAATATATGGATTTTGTTAATACAATAAATCCTAAAAATCAAGAGTATATGACTTTAGAAAAGAAAAATATACGAAAAAATATAATTTTCCCAGGTAACGCAATACGTGAATTAAATAAGCTAGATCAAAATATGAAAGAAGACTATTTTATATATCCGGCTCGTTATAACCCTTCCAAAGGTTTTTTACTACTTCCTTATATATGGAAAGAAGTTACCAGAAGAGGATATAATATTAAATTATACGTTAGTACTAATGATTTTAATAATCCTTATGTTAAAAGATTTATAAGATTATCGAAGAAATTCAAATTAGAGAATATAGTTTATGTAGGATTTCTAGATACTTTCAACTTCTCCTTATACGTAAGTAAAGCTAAAGGAGTGATTGTACCATCACTACGAGAGACGTACTCTTTAACAACTCTTGAAAGTCTTTATTTAGGCACTGTGTATTTGGGATTTAGAACACCAACTTTAGAATATCTGTATGGAAGTCTAAAACCCGTATTTTTAGGCAGTAGTATAGAAGAAATCGCAGATAACGTAATAAAAGTTAACAATCTCACTAATAGTGAATATAAGGAATTATTTGATGAGAAAACAAAAAAGTTTATAGAACTACATTCCTCATGGGATAGAGTAGCTAAAATGGAACAAGATACTTTATTGTATTTAACTAAAAAATAA
- a CDS encoding IS110 family transposase, producing MGIIGIDIDKKELKCYVLRDGKGRKTKFQNNVQGLKKLEEEIQDDTVVIEATATYSTKLASWLKTRGHKVLLISPNILARNKDPRKKSDYNDAEKLANMANEGKPIELNNLKELVSYLEFLDGEIIRYKNRFKRTIIMIDDDDDKITKKRLREIVEGKYEYNEDYLKLPYAEAVVYELRGIARQIIELEDMKRKLLKRIEEVVPKDHVIFTIPGIGLVTGAVILARVGDFSRFKKAEKFVAYCGLDPVTERSGTRIVSHGISKRGDKYLRKMFYLAVLTILLHRNNPVIVKYYDERKDKVPHKKLVVACARKLARIVWSVCYHNEPFDPNA from the coding sequence ATGGGGATAATAGGAATAGACATAGATAAGAAAGAACTGAAATGTTACGTGTTAAGAGATGGCAAGGGGAGGAAGACAAAATTCCAAAATAACGTACAGGGTTTGAAAAAGCTTGAGGAGGAAATACAAGATGATACAGTGGTAATAGAGGCAACTGCAACCTATAGCACAAAACTAGCATCTTGGCTAAAAACAAGGGGTCACAAAGTACTACTAATAAGCCCCAACATACTAGCTAGAAACAAGGATCCGAGGAAGAAAAGCGATTATAATGACGCAGAGAAATTAGCAAATATGGCAAATGAGGGAAAACCGATAGAATTAAACAACTTGAAAGAACTAGTGTCATACTTGGAATTCCTTGATGGAGAGATAATAAGGTACAAGAACAGATTCAAAAGAACAATAATAATGATAGATGATGATGATGACAAAATAACGAAGAAGAGATTAAGGGAAATCGTAGAGGGAAAATATGAGTACAACGAGGATTACTTGAAGTTACCATATGCTGAGGCTGTAGTATACGAACTAAGAGGAATAGCAAGGCAAATAATTGAACTTGAGGATATGAAGAGGAAGTTGTTGAAGAGGATTGAGGAGGTAGTTCCTAAGGATCACGTGATCTTTACTATTCCGGGTATTGGGTTGGTTACTGGTGCTGTTATTTTAGCTAGGGTTGGTGATTTCTCACGTTTTAAGAAGGCGGAGAAGTTTGTTGCTTATTGTGGTTTAGATCCTGTTACTGAGAGAAGTGGCACAAGGATTGTTTCACATGGTATTTCGAAACGTGGTGATAAGTACTTGAGGAAGATGTTTTATTTAGCTGTTTTAACAATACTTTTGCATCGTAATAATCCAGTTATAGTTAAGTATTATGATGAGAGGAAGGATAAGGTTCCTCATAAGAAGCTTGTTGTTGCTTGTGCAAGGAAGTTAGCTAGAATAGTGTGGAGTGTTTGTTATCATAATGAGCCTTTTGATCCTAATGCTTGA